DNA from Limnohabitans sp.:
GTAACCCTGACGACATGGGCCAGTTCCGCACGCCCACACTGCGTAACGTGGCACTGACCGCGCCCTACATGCACGACGGCTCGATCCCGACACTGCAGCAAGTCATTCGCGAGCACTACGCCCAAGCGGGCCGCGCAGGCAACACCCCTAAAGGACCCAACCCCATGCGCAGCTCGCTGATCGCAGGGTTTGAAGTGAGCGAGCAAGAAGTCACCGACTTGGTGGCGTTCTTGAATGCACTGACGGACAAGACATTCGTTCAAAACCCTCGGCATGCCAATCCATGGGTTTTGAATCGCTGAAATCGAGCGCGCCATGTTCATCCCTCCTTCAAATTTGTGTCGTCTCGCCCGCCTGGTGCTGGCCTGGTACGTGCTGTTTGTGGGCGTGTCGGTTTTGGCTTCAACGCTGCAGCCCAAAACCATGGAAGTGGTGTGCTCCAGCATGGGCATCATGAAACTGGTGGTGCTGGGCGAGGAGGGTGAAACCCAAGTACGCAGCAGCATGGACTGCCCACTGTGCGCCCACACCACGCCCGCCCTTCCGCCGCCCACGTTGGCCGATCTGGCCCATGTGCCCGATGCCCGTTCGCACATCGTCCAGCGTCTACCGGCTGCCATCTTGCTGGCGCGCACGGCACCGCCATTGCCCTCTCGAGGGCCGCCTGCTTTCAATTGATCTTGACTGAACCGTGCTGAACACCGCCAGGTGTTCGGCGCTTGTTGTCACTGCTGCCCTGTGTGCTGGCGGTGATGGATCGATTTGAAACTTGCCATGAAAAACACCCTTTCTCTTTCTCCTTTGTCTTTGGCCGTGCTCGGCCTTTTCGCCGGGCTGAACGGCCATGCCGTGGCCCAAACCGGCAATGCGTTGGACACCATCGTGGTGTCTGGTTCACGCTCTGAGACCAAACTGTCCGAAACGCCCGTGTCCATCGGCTCGGTCAGTCGTGCCGAATGGGATGCAGACAAGCCCAAAACCATGGGCGAGATCATCAACCGCATTCCCGGCGTGTTTTGGAACGATCTGGGCAACGAACAACACAGCATGGGCATCCGCCAACCCATCAGCACTCAGTCGGTTTACCAATACCTGGAAGACGGCATCCCGATTCGGCCTATGGGCGTGTTCAACCACAACGCGCTCAACGCCATCAACACCAACGGCGCCAGTGGTGTCGAAGTGGTCAAAGGCGCCGCATCTTCGCTGTATGGCAGCAATGCGGTCGGTGGCGCGGTCAACTTTTTGACCCAGCGCTCTTCCCGCACCCCAACGGGCTACATGGGCATTCGCCACGACAGCACCGATGGTTTCACGCGCATCGATTCGGGAGCCAGCAACACCTGGGGCGATCTGGGCTTGCGCTTCTCGCATTACAGCTCGCAACGCGACAGCCTCAATTGGCAGCAGCACAGTGGCGGAACCAAAGACTCTTTCTCCTTGCGCGGCGATTACAACCTGAGCGCCACTTCATGGATGCGGGCTTCCTTGGTACACACGAACCTGGACTCCGACACACCGGGCAGTTTGTTTGAAAATGACTTTCGCACGAACCCCGGCAAGAGCATCAACACCTTCACGTGGCGCAAAGACAAAACCACGCGCGCCAATGTGGCCTGGGAAGGTGAAACCAGCCGTGGTGGTCTGACGACGGTCACTTTCTTTGCACGCAACAACGACCATGCCCAGCTGCCCAATTACACGATCAACTCCAGATTGCCCAGCTCGTCAAACAGTCCTTGCAATGAGACGGCATCTGACGGCGGAACAAGTTGCAGAGGAACCATCAACAACAACCATGTTCGATCCTTAGGGGTTGACATCAAACACACCCAAAAACTAGATACTCTGCGAGCGCGACTGGTGACGGGTGTCTACATAGACCGCAGCCAGAATGATTTTGTCTCCGACAACTTGGCCATCGTGCGCGATGCACTGACAGGGCGCTACATCAGTTACAGCCTGAACAGCGTCAACAACCCCAATGGCGTTCGCAACTATGGTGTGGGCATTGCCAACGATGCGGCGTTTGCACAGCTGGAGTTCAGCCCCAGTGACAAAGTTCGGGTGGTTGCAGGTGGGCGCTATGACAGCATCCGCTACGACTTCAAGAACAACTTGACGCCCGGCGCCAACTTTGGTGCATCCAACGAAGTTCGAAACTTCGCCAAGTTCAGCCCCAAGCTGGGCGCCACCTATGCACTCAACGCCAGCAGCAGCCTGTACAGCAACCTGAGCCTGGGCTTCACCCCGCCCGAGGTCAGTCAACTCTATGGGACCCAGAACATCCCCAATTTGAAGCCAGCAACCTATGACAACATGGAACTGGGCTTGCGGTCGATATGGACGTCTGGCATTCGATTGGATTCGGCCATTTATCAGCTCGACGGGAAAGACACCATCGTGTCATTCAATCGCGTCAATGAAAATGCTGGGCGTACACGCAGCCGTGGTGTTGAGTTGGCGCTCAACCAAAACATCGGCCCATTCGATTGGCGCATTGGCGTCAACTTGGCGCAGCACGAGTACTTGAACTACCGAACCAGCAGCACCGAAGACTTTTCCGGAAAAAGCATGCCTGGGGCACCTCAACAGACCGTCAATGCCCGTATCGGCTGGAAAGCCACTGCCAAAGCGCGTGTGGCCCTCCAAATGGTGCACGTTGGCAGCTACTGGATGGACGATGCCAACACCACCCGATACGCGGGACACAACGTGTTCAATCTGACAGCCACCCATTCATTGAGCGATGGCTGGGAAGTCTGGGGGCAAGTGCTCAACCTCACGGATAAGGCCTATGCCCACACAGCCAGTCGCAGTCGAGGCGCCAACACTTATGCACCAGGTGCGCCTAGAAGCATCATGGTGGGCTTGAGCAAGTCGTTCGGAAGCCGATGAGTCACTGCGGACCTGACAAGCATCCGACCCAAGGCTGGGTATTGGCCCAGGTCCGCAGGTCATTTTTTTTGTCATTGATCAAGGCTGAATTTTCATGTTGAACCCCACACGTTTGCACCCATGGCTTTTGGCATTGACCCTGTTCATGCACAGCCTGATTTCACCCGCCATGGCCCAGGAGAAGAGCCAAGCTGCCGGTCATGGACGCCACCAGCGCCCCCAACTGGCCACAGGCACGGCCATCGCGCCCGATGGTCGTTTGTGGGTGGTGGGTCTCAATGCAGAGGCGCAGCTGTTTGTGCAAAGCACACCCTTGGGTGGCACTTTGCAGTGGAGCCCGGCGCGCATTCTGGACACGGGCAAAGACCCGATTGCGGCCGATGGCGAAAGCCGTCCCAAAATTGCTTTTGGCCCGAACGGTTGGGCGGTGATCAGCTACACCATGCCTTTGGCCAAACGCTTCACGGGTTTTATCCGCATGCTGCGAAGCAACGATGGCGGAGCCACTTTCAGTGCGCCCTTCACGGTGCATCAAGACCGACAGGAAATCACCCACCGATTTGATGCAATCGCCTTTGATGGCGATGGCGTCTTGCACACGCTGTGGATCGACAAACGCGATCAACCCCCCAAAGGCTCTGCGCAAGCCTATGCCGGTGCCGCCATCTACCGCAATGCGTCCAAGGACGGTGGTCAGACTTTTGGCCCAGACACCAAAGTGGCTGACCACTCTTGCGAGTGCTGCCGCATTGGCTTGGCCCGCAGCCCACAGGGCACGATGCAGGCAACCTGGCGCCATGTGTTTGAGGGCAACACACGCGACCACGCCTTTGCCACGGTGGGCGAGCCTGCCAACCGCATCACCCGCAGCACATACGACGGCTGGCAAATCAACGCCTGTCCACACCATGGCCCTGGCTTGGCCACCGATGCCACGGCTGCATTCAACGGGTACCACACCGTCTGGTTTGGCATCCGAAAAGTCAACGGACAGGACTTGGCCGCTGTGCGTTACGCCCGATTGAATCCACGCGGAGAACCCCAGCCCAAGTCAGAGCAAGTCTTGCCCGACCCACGCGCCGAACACGCCGATGTGATGGCGCATGGCGCCAACGTGGCCGTGGTCTGGCGCAGCAGCGATGGGGCAGTGACCACGCTCAAAGCTTGGTTGTCGCAAGACGGAGGGCAAAGCTTCAAGCTCAAAACCCTGAGCCAAACAACAGGTCACAACGACCACCCCCGCTTGGCCCAAAGCGGCAGCAAGATGGTGGTGGTTTGGCGCACCACGCAGGAGACACAAGTCCATGACATCGCTTTTTAAATCCGCCGCAGCCTTTGCCTTGTTCGGTGCTTGCTTTGCTTTGCAGGCGATGGCTCAGCCCTCGGCCAATACCTCGGCACACGCACACCACGGGACGAACCACAAGGCGGGCGCCACCGTGCGCAGCGTGTTGCCGTTTGACGAAAAAACCTGGGTGCAGTTGCTGGCGCAAGGCCCAAGGCCTTCGGCCTACCTGTTCACCACCTCGTATTGCAGTACTTGCCCCGCTGCGTTTGCGGTGCTGCATGACGCGGTGCAGAACCGAGCCAACCCACCGCCTTTGAACGCGGTGATGATGGATGTGACGGGGCCACAGGCCTTGCGCCATGCCTCGCACCTCAAGGGTTTGTCGCGCATGTACGCCTTTGACGGTTTCGAGCCCGCCATCCGACAAGCGGTCGACCCCAACTGGCCCAACGTCACGCCCTATCTGGTGCTGGTGGACAGCAAAGGTCAAACCCAACGGGTGATTGGCCCGCCCTCTGCGGAGATGCTCAGCCGTTGGCTGACAACACGCTGATCCTGTTCATGCCGTTCATGCCGATCCAACGATAGATTTTTCCCTCATGAACACATAGCCAAACAGTCGTTTGCGTTTTGCAAACTCACTTCCAAAATTCTGCCCATCAGATTTTTGATGTGCATTTCTGGAGTGATTCAAATGAATAACAAAAACCGTTTCATGGGCCTGCTGGCCAGCTTGGCGCTCGCATTGGCCGTTGGGTCCGCGCAGGCGCAAGCCCCGGTGTCTTTGCTCAACGTGTCGTATGACCCAACCCGTGAGCTGTACGTCGAATTCAACCAGGCCTTTGCCAAGCACTGGAAAGCCAAGACGGGGCAGGACGTGTCGATCCGGCAGTCACACGGTGGCTCTGGCAAGCAGGCCCGCTCGGTGATCGATGGCAACGATGCCGATGTGGTCACGCTGGCTCTGGCGGGTGATGTGGATGCCCTGCATACCAACGGCAAGCTCATTCCCAAAGACTGGCAAAAGCGTTTGCCGCACAACAGCTCGCCCTACACCTCCACCATCGTGCTGGTGGTGCGCGCGGGCAACCCCAAGGGCGTCAAGGATTGGGATGATTTGGTGCGCCCAGACATCAAGGTCATCACCCCCAACCCCAAAACTTCGGGCGGTGCGCGCTGGAATTATTTGGCCGCCTGGGAGTTCGCCAAACGCCAATACGGCAGCGATGCCAGGGCCCAAGCCTTTGTGGCCAATCTCTACAAAAACGTGCCGGTGCTGGACACCGGGGCACGCGGCTCGTCGGTGACTTTTGCGCAGCGCAACCAAGGCGATGTGTTCATTTCTTGGGAAAACGAGGCGCACCTGCTGGAGAAAGAATTTGGCAACCGGGTGGACATCGTCTACCCCTCGCTGTCGATCCTGGCCGAGCCGCCTGTGGCTTTGGTCGACAAAAACGTCGACCGCAAAGGCACACGCGCCGTGGCACAGGCTTATCTGGAATACCTCTACAGCGATGAGGCGCAAGAGTTGGCGGGCAAGCATTTTTACCGCCCCCGCCATGAAAAATTCTTGGCCAAGTACGCCGCCAAGCTGTCCAAAATGCAGCTGTTCACCTTGGAAAAAGCCTTTGGCAGCTGGGAGCAAGTGGGCAAAGAACACTTTGCCGATGGCGGCATCTTCGACCTGATTTACGCCCGCCCATGAACGTCTATAGGCAAATATTGACATAAGCAAACTACAAATGATTCGTTTGAGATTTAAAGAGGCGCTCCCACAATCGCGGCCATGACTGGATGAACTTGGGTCCCAAGGATCAGCCAAGCCCCTCAAAACCTGCCATGTCTGGCATTCATCAGACCGGATCACCATGAAAAAACTCACCCACATCGCATTGGCCACCACCCTGGCCTTGACCGGCTTTGCCGCCAGCGCTCAAAACTTGCTCAACGCCTCGTACGACGTGGCGCGCGAGTTCTACAAGGACTACAACGCCGCTTTTGTGGCGCACTACAAAAAGACGACCGGCAAGGACATCAAGATCGACCAGGCCCATGGCGGCTCCAGCGCGCAGGCGCGTGCGGTCAACGACGGTCTGGACGCCGATGTGGTGACCATGAACACGACCACCGATGTGGAATTTTTGGCCAGCACCGGCATCGTGGCCAAAGACTGGAGCAAGCGCTTTGCCCACAACGCAGCGCCCACCACCTCGACCATGTTGTTCCTCACGCGCAACGGCAACCCCAAGAACATCAAGGACTGGGACGACCTGATCAAGCCCGGCATCCAGGTGATCGTGGTCAACCCCAAAACCGGTGGCAACGGCCGCATGGCCTATATGGCGGCTTGGGGCTACGCCAAGAAAAAGGGCGCAAGTGATGCGCAGGCTGCCGAGTTCGTGGGCAATCTCTACAAAAACGTGCCGGTGTTGGCCAAGGGCGGGCGCGATGCGACCACCATCTTCTTGCAGCGCAACATCGGCGATGTGCTGGTGACCTTCGAGTCCGAAGTGGTCTCGGTGGACCGCGAATTTGGTGCGGGCAAGGTGGATGCGATTCACCCGTCCATCAGCATCGTGGCAGAAAACCCGGTGGCGGTGGTGGAGCGCACGGTGGCCAAAAAAGGCACGGGCGCCGTGGCCAAGGCCTACCTGGATTACCTGTACTCTGAAGAGGCCCAAGAGATCGCGGCCAAGCACGCGCTGCGTCCACGTTCGCAGGCTGTGCTCAGAAAGCACGCCCAAACCTTCAAGCCTTTGCAGCTTTTCACGGTAGACGAAGTGTTTGGCTCCTTTGCCGAAGCGCAGCGGGTGCACTTCAACGACGGCGGCCAGTTCGACAAGATTTACACCGTCAAATAAGTTCCCGCCATGACCGCATTGCCCATCGCGGCGCCTGCCAAACGGTGGGTGCCCGCCAGGGTGTTGCCCGGGTTCAACCTGACCCTCGGCTTCACCCTGTTTTACCTGTGCTTGATCGTGCTGATTCCGCTCTCAGCCCTGGTCTTCAAAACCTTCACCCTGAGCTGGGACCAGTTCTGGGTGGCCGTGACGAGCCCGCGCGTGATGGCGTCTTACCGGCTGACCTTTGGCGCGTCGCTGATCGCCGCATTGGTCAATGTGTTTTTTGGCCTGCTGGTGGCCTGGGTGCTGGTGCGTTATGACTTCTTTGGCAAAAAGATCGTCGATGCCTTGGTCGATTTGCCCTTTGCGCTGCCCACCGCAGTGGCGGGCATTTCGCTGACGGCTTTGCTGGCGGGCAATGGCTGGGTTGGCCAGTTCCTGGAGCCTTGGGGCATTCAGCTGGCCTTCAACCCCAACGGGGTGGTGATTGCACTCATCTTCATTGGCTTGCCCTTTGTGGTGCGCACGGTGCAGCCGGTGCTGGAAGACACCGAAAAAGAACTCGAAGAAGCGGCCACTTGCCTGGGCGCCACGCGCTGGCAAACCTTCAGCCGAGTCATTTTCCCGAGCATTGCGCCTGCGTTACTGACCGGCTTTGCCATGGCTTTTGCGCGGGCCATTGGTGAGTACGGCTCGGTCATTTTCATCGCCGGCAACATGCCCATGGTGTCCGAGATCACGCCGCTGATCATCATCGGCAAGCTGGAGCAATACGACTACGCGGGTGCCACAGCGGTGGCCTTGGTGATGTTGGTCATCTCGTTCATGTTGCTCTTGGTCATCAACGCTTTGCAAACCTGGCAACGCCGCCGTTCGGGAGCTTCGTCATGAGCCCATCCCTCACCGCCAACAAAGTCCAGGCAGGCACCACCGAGGCCCGCTGGATTCGCCGCAGCCTGATTGGCCTGGCGCTGTTGTTCATGTTTTTGTTTTTGGTCTTGCCCTTGGCGGCGGTGTTCACCGAAGCCCTGCGCAAAGGTCTGGATGCTTATCTGGAGGCGCTCAAGGAGCCCGATGCCTGGTCTGCGATTCGCCTGACGCTGATCGTGGCGGCCGTGGCGGTGCCGCTCAATTTGGTGTTTGGCGTGGCGGCGGCCTGGGCCATTGCCAAGTACGAGTTCAAGGGCAAGTCGCTGTTGACCACGTTGGTGGACTTGCCGTTTTCGGTGTCGCCCGTGGTGGCAGGCTTGGTCTATGTGCTGGTGTTTGGGGCCCATGGCTGGTTTGGCCCTTGGTTGCAAGCCAACGACATCAAGATCGTGTTCGCGGTGCCGGGCATCATCTTGGCCACCGTGTTTGTCACCTTTCCCTTCATTGCACGCGAGTTGATTCCGCTCATGCAAGCTCAAGGCAGCGAAGAAGAGCAGGCGGCCATCGTGTTGGGTGCCACGGGTTGGCAAACCTTTTGGCGGGTCACTTTGCCCAACATCAAATGGGGCCTGTTGTACGGCGTCATCTTGTGCAACGCACGCGCCATGGGCGAGTTCGGTGCGGTGTCGGTGGTGTCGGGCCACATCCGGGGGCAGACCAACACCATGCCTTTGCATGTGGAGATCCTCTACAACGAATACCAGTCGGTGGCTGCTTTTGCCGTGGCATCGCTGCTGGCTTTGCTGGCCCTGGTCACCCTGGCCATCAAGTCCTTTATTGAATGGCGTCACGCCCAAGAAATGCAAGCCTCGGCCAACACCCCGCCTGAGCAGCCATCCCACTGACATCCCCTTGAGATTCTGGTTAGAAACATGAGCATCGAAATCCGCAACGTCCACAAACAGTTTGGTGACTTCACCGCGCTGAACAACGTCAGCCTCGACATCGAGTCGGGCGAACTCGTCGCCTTGCTGGGGCCATCGGGCTGCGGCAAAACCACGCTGCTGCGCATCATCGCGGGGTTGGAGACGGCCGACCAGGGCACGATCGCCTTCAGTGGCGAAGACACCACCCATGTGCATGTGCGCGAGCGCCAGGTGGGTTTTGTGTTCCAGCACTACGCGCTGTTCCGCCACATGACGGTGTTCGAAAACGTGGCCTTTGGCCTGCGCGTCAAGCCGCGCAATCAGCGTCCGAGCGAATCCTGAAATCAAACGCAAGGTGCATGAGCTCTTGGGTTTGGTGCAACTCGATTGGCTGGCCGACCGCTACCCCTCGCAGTTGTCGGGCGGTCAAGCGCCAACGCATTGCAGCTGGCCCGCGCGCTGGCCGGTCGAGCCCAAGGTGCTGCTGCTGGACGAGCCCTTTGGCGCGCTGGACGCCAAGGTGCGCAAGGAGCTGCGCCGCTGGTTGCGCCGCCTGCACGACGAGTTGCATGTGACCAGCATCTTTGTCACGCACGACCAGGAAGAAGCCCTGGAGGTGGCCGACCGCGTGGTGCTGATGAACAAGGGCAACATCGAACAGATCGGCTCGCCCCAACAGGTGTGGGACCACCCGGCCAGCCCATTTGTGTATGGCTTTTTGGGCGATGTGAACCTGTTCCATGGCCGCGCCCACGAAGGCGAGATGCTGATTGGCGCCGACCAACACGCCATCCGCCTGGAAAGCCCCGAGCACGGCCAAGTGCAAGACGCCAAAGCCTTTGCCTATGTGCGCCCGCACGACCTGGATGTGACGCGTTACACATCGGGCACCGCCCACACCGGCATCGTGGCCAAGCTGACCCGTGCCATCGTGGTGGGGCCTGTGGCACGGCTGGAGTTGGAGCCGGTGGAGGCGGGCATGTTTGGCAAGGATGCGGTGATCGAAGCGCAGTTGTCGGCATCGCAATACCGCCAGCAAGACTTCAAGGAAGGGGAGACTTTGGTCTTGACACCGCGCAAGGCACGGGTGTTTGTGGAGGGCTGAAGTCTCTTGGGTTAAGCTTTGCAGATCACTTTCAAGGATCTGCCATGAGCGAACCTTCTGCCTTCGGCTTTGGCCAATTCGTACCGGGTTTTGATTTTTTACAAAACCTGTCCAAAACCGCATCGGCCGCCCAGCCCACAGCGGCTGCTGGCATCCCCGGCATGGCCAGCTGGGTCGCGCCCACGCTGAGCATCGAAGACATCGACAAACGCATCCAAGAATTGAAGTCGGTGCTGTTTTGGTTGGAGCAAAACACCACCGCACTCAAAGCCACCATCCAGGCCATGGAGGTGCAAAAAATGACCTTGACCACCTTGCAAAGCATGAACGTCAACATGGCCGATTTGGCCAAGGCGTTCACAGCCAAGCCCCCGGTCAGTGAGCCTGCACCAGCCGCACCCGCCGACACCGCCAGCGCATCCAAGTCTTC
Protein-coding regions in this window:
- a CDS encoding DUF2946 family protein, with amino-acid sequence MFIPPSNLCRLARLVLAWYVLFVGVSVLASTLQPKTMEVVCSSMGIMKLVVLGEEGETQVRSSMDCPLCAHTTPALPPPTLADLAHVPDARSHIVQRLPAAILLARTAPPLPSRGPPAFN
- a CDS encoding TonB-dependent receptor: MKNTLSLSPLSLAVLGLFAGLNGHAVAQTGNALDTIVVSGSRSETKLSETPVSIGSVSRAEWDADKPKTMGEIINRIPGVFWNDLGNEQHSMGIRQPISTQSVYQYLEDGIPIRPMGVFNHNALNAINTNGASGVEVVKGAASSLYGSNAVGGAVNFLTQRSSRTPTGYMGIRHDSTDGFTRIDSGASNTWGDLGLRFSHYSSQRDSLNWQQHSGGTKDSFSLRGDYNLSATSWMRASLVHTNLDSDTPGSLFENDFRTNPGKSINTFTWRKDKTTRANVAWEGETSRGGLTTVTFFARNNDHAQLPNYTINSRLPSSSNSPCNETASDGGTSCRGTINNNHVRSLGVDIKHTQKLDTLRARLVTGVYIDRSQNDFVSDNLAIVRDALTGRYISYSLNSVNNPNGVRNYGVGIANDAAFAQLEFSPSDKVRVVAGGRYDSIRYDFKNNLTPGANFGASNEVRNFAKFSPKLGATYALNASSSLYSNLSLGFTPPEVSQLYGTQNIPNLKPATYDNMELGLRSIWTSGIRLDSAIYQLDGKDTIVSFNRVNENAGRTRSRGVELALNQNIGPFDWRIGVNLAQHEYLNYRTSSTEDFSGKSMPGAPQQTVNARIGWKATAKARVALQMVHVGSYWMDDANTTRYAGHNVFNLTATHSLSDGWEVWGQVLNLTDKAYAHTASRSRGANTYAPGAPRSIMVGLSKSFGSR
- a CDS encoding sulfate ABC transporter substrate-binding protein; translated protein: MGLLASLALALAVGSAQAQAPVSLLNVSYDPTRELYVEFNQAFAKHWKAKTGQDVSIRQSHGGSGKQARSVIDGNDADVVTLALAGDVDALHTNGKLIPKDWQKRLPHNSSPYTSTIVLVVRAGNPKGVKDWDDLVRPDIKVITPNPKTSGGARWNYLAAWEFAKRQYGSDARAQAFVANLYKNVPVLDTGARGSSVTFAQRNQGDVFISWENEAHLLEKEFGNRVDIVYPSLSILAEPPVALVDKNVDRKGTRAVAQAYLEYLYSDEAQELAGKHFYRPRHEKFLAKYAAKLSKMQLFTLEKAFGSWEQVGKEHFADGGIFDLIYARP
- a CDS encoding sulfate ABC transporter substrate-binding protein yields the protein MKKLTHIALATTLALTGFAASAQNLLNASYDVAREFYKDYNAAFVAHYKKTTGKDIKIDQAHGGSSAQARAVNDGLDADVVTMNTTTDVEFLASTGIVAKDWSKRFAHNAAPTTSTMLFLTRNGNPKNIKDWDDLIKPGIQVIVVNPKTGGNGRMAYMAAWGYAKKKGASDAQAAEFVGNLYKNVPVLAKGGRDATTIFLQRNIGDVLVTFESEVVSVDREFGAGKVDAIHPSISIVAENPVAVVERTVAKKGTGAVAKAYLDYLYSEEAQEIAAKHALRPRSQAVLRKHAQTFKPLQLFTVDEVFGSFAEAQRVHFNDGGQFDKIYTVK
- the cysT gene encoding sulfate ABC transporter permease subunit CysT; this encodes MTALPIAAPAKRWVPARVLPGFNLTLGFTLFYLCLIVLIPLSALVFKTFTLSWDQFWVAVTSPRVMASYRLTFGASLIAALVNVFFGLLVAWVLVRYDFFGKKIVDALVDLPFALPTAVAGISLTALLAGNGWVGQFLEPWGIQLAFNPNGVVIALIFIGLPFVVRTVQPVLEDTEKELEEAATCLGATRWQTFSRVIFPSIAPALLTGFAMAFARAIGEYGSVIFIAGNMPMVSEITPLIIIGKLEQYDYAGATAVALVMLVISFMLLLVINALQTWQRRRSGASS
- the cysW gene encoding sulfate ABC transporter permease subunit CysW yields the protein MSPSLTANKVQAGTTEARWIRRSLIGLALLFMFLFLVLPLAAVFTEALRKGLDAYLEALKEPDAWSAIRLTLIVAAVAVPLNLVFGVAAAWAIAKYEFKGKSLLTTLVDLPFSVSPVVAGLVYVLVFGAHGWFGPWLQANDIKIVFAVPGIILATVFVTFPFIARELIPLMQAQGSEEEQAAIVLGATGWQTFWRVTLPNIKWGLLYGVILCNARAMGEFGAVSVVSGHIRGQTNTMPLHVEILYNEYQSVAAFAVASLLALLALVTLAIKSFIEWRHAQEMQASANTPPEQPSH